DNA sequence from the Caulobacter segnis genome:
TCGACCACGCGGTCATAGGCCTCGCTGTCGGGCGCCACGGCTTGCAGGATCTCGGCCCGGCTGAAGGCGCGACGCGGCTGCCGCGCCATGAAGGCCAGCACCTCGAACTCGGTGGGCGTCAGCGGCAGCCGCTGCTCGCCCTGGTTTCGGCGGCAAGAGGCGATCCGGGCGTCCAGGTCGATATGCAGGTCGCCGACACTGAACGCGCGACGCCCCGTTCCTCCCTGGACGCGACGGAGCACGGCGCGGATGCGCTCGACCACCTCGGACGGGTTGAACGGCTTGACGACATAGTCATCCGCGCCGATCCGCAGGGACGACAGCTTGGTCACCTCGTCATCCAGCGCGGTGACCATAATGACGGGGGTGTC
Encoded proteins:
- a CDS encoding response regulator; translation: MSNRILIVEDETEIADLLAAYVRRAGYEVSRAANVQDALRDHAQIRPDLVLLDIGLPGGDGVEVLTTIRRRFDTPVIMVTALDDEVTKLSSLRIGADDYVVKPFNPSEVVERIRAVLRRVQGGTGRRAFSVGDLHIDLDARIASCRRNQGEQRLPLTPTEFEVLAFMARQPRRAFSRAEILQAVAPDSEAYDRVVDSHLSKLRQKLAAAGCARMIEPVRGVGYRLWSE